A single region of the Malus sylvestris chromosome 8, drMalSylv7.2, whole genome shotgun sequence genome encodes:
- the LOC126631479 gene encoding oligopeptide transporter 2-like: MDTPATALEVEAAAITEIEEDKNDDDVSSVEQVRLTVSNEDDSSLPVWTFRMWTIGICSCFLLSFLNTFFSYRTEPLVISMISVQVASLPIGRFMARTLPRRKFWIGGKSFSLNPGEFNIKEHVLISIFANAGSGFGNGPAYAVGIVNIIKAFYGRKISFFASWALVITTQVLGYGWAGIIRKYVVDPAAMWWPSSLVQVSLFRALHEKDKNRMSRGKFFLIALVCSFSWYAVPGYLFTTLSIISWICWIYPKSIRAQQIGSGYRGLGLGSFTLDWSVISSYLGSPLISPFFAIANITVGYIAIMYVIIPIAYWRLNLYNAKNFAIFSSHLFDSDGQIYNVKGIVNDQFQIDMPAYEKQGYINLSVFFTLSYGLGFAAVISTLTHVALFNGRDIYERYKSSYSGKIDIHTKLMRKYRDIPSWWFHVLLVVSFVFSLALCIFMKDEVQMPWWGLIFAAGIALIFTLPISIITATTNVTPGLNIITEYVMGLILPGYPIANVCFKTYGYISMSQAISFLSDFKLGHYMKIPPISMFVVQCIGTIVAGTVNIGTAWWLLTTVENICNTDLLPDTSPWTCPNDSVFFTASVIWGLVGPTRIFGSLGLYGGLNWFFVVGALGPVLVWLLHKAFPSQKWIAYINLPVLFGATAAMPPATTVNFNSWIVVGIIFNYFVFRYRKKWWQRYNYVLSAALDAGVAFMGVLIYICLTINNVSISWWGTADYDHCILSTCPTSKGIELDHACVFP, translated from the exons atgGACACCCCAGCCACCGCCTTAGAAGTGGAGGCCGCTGCTATAACCGAGATCGAGGAGGACAAGAACGACGATGACGTGTCATCGGTCGAGCAGGTCCGTCTAACGGTCTCCAACGAAGACGACAGTTCCCTCCCTGTCTGGACGTTCCGTATGTGGACTATAGGCATATGCTCGTGCTTCCTCCTCTCATTCCTCAACACCTTCTTCTCGTACCGCACGGAGCCACTCGTGATATCAATGATTTCCGTGCAGGTGGCAAGTCTGCCGATCGGGAGGTTCATGGCTAGGACGCTGCCGAGGAGAAAGTTTTGGATTGGTGGGAAGTCATTCTCGTTGAACCCGGGAGAATTTAACATAAAAGAGCACGTGCTGATTTCGATATTTGCAAACGCGGGATCTGGGTTTGGGAACGGACCGGCGTATGCGGTTGGTATTGTGAATATAATCAAAGCGTTTTACGGTAGGAAGATATCCTTCTTTGCAAGTTGGGCACTTGTGATTACAACACAG GTATTGGGGTATGGGTGGGCTGGTATTATCAGAAAGTACGTGGTGGATCCGGCGGCGATGTGGTGGCCTAGTAGTCTCGTTCAGGTTTCTTTGTTCAG GGCTCTGCATGAGAAAGACAAAAATCGAATGTCCAGAGGGAAATTCTTTTTGATAGCACTGGTATGCAGCTTCTCTTGGTACGCAGTGCCGGGCTACCTCTTCACAACTCTCTCAATAATTTCATGGATTTGTTGGATTTACCCTAAGTCCATAAGAGCTCAGCAAATCGGCTCAGGCTACCGTGGACTTGGGCTTGGGTCATTTACCCTAGATTGGTCGGTCATATCCTCTTACTTGGGGAGCCCTTTGATCAGCCCCTTCTTTGCCATTGCCAACATCACCGTCGGATACATCGCCATCATGTATGTCATCATTCCGATTGCCTACTGGAGGCTCAACTTGTACAATGCAAAGAATTTTGCAATCTTCTCTTCTCACTTGTTTGATTCCGATGGCCAAATATATAATGTCAAAGGAATTGTGAATGACCAGTTTCAGATTGACATGCCTGCCTATGAAAAACAAGGATACATAAACTTGAGTGTATTCTTTACCCTATCATATGGTCTTGGTTTTGCTGCTGTTATATCAACCCTCACACATGTGGCTCTATTCAATGGAAG GGACATATATGAACGATATAAATCGTCATATAGTGGAAAGATAGATATACACACCAAATTAATGAGGAAATACAGGGACATACCCAGCTGGTGGTTTCATGTTTTGCTTGTAGTGTCGTTCGTATTCTCTCTAGCATTGTGCATCTTCATGAAGGATGAGGTGCAAATGCCATGGTGGGGACTCATTTTTGCAGCAGGAATTGCATTGATTTTCACACTTCCAATCAGCATAATAACTGCCACAACAAATGTT aCCCCGGGACTAAACATCATCACGGAGTACGTCATGGGTTTGATACTACCTGGATATCCGATAGCCAATGTATGCTTCAAAACTTATGGATACATAAGTATGTCACAGGCAATTTCATTTTTGAGTGATTTTAAGTTAGGCCATTACATGAAGATTCCTCCCATATCCATGTTCGTAGTTCAG TGCATAGGAACTATAGTAGCCGGAACAGTCAATATTGGGACAGCATGGTGGCTGCTAACTACAGTGGAAAACATATGCAATACTGACCTACTCCCGGACACTAGTCCTTGGACTTGTCCTAATGATAGTGTCTTCTTCACTGCATCTGTGATTTGGGGTCTGGTTGGACCGACACGAATCTTTGGCTCTCTCGGACTCTACGGAGGACTCAACTGGTTCTTCGTGGTAGGTGCACTCGGACCTGTCTTGGTATGGTTGTTGCACAAAGCTTTCCCTAGTCAGAAATGGATCGCCTACATCAACCTTCCAGTGCTTTTCGGAGCAACGGCTGCTATGCCACCAGCTACAACTGTGAACTTCAACAGCTGGATTGTGGTCGGAATCATTTTCAATTACTTTGTTTTCAGATACAGAAAGAAGTGGTGGCAGAGGTACAATTATGTTCTTTCTGCTGCCCTAGATGCTGGAGTGGCTTTCATGGGggtgcttatatatatatgtttaaccATAAACAACGTAAGCATTTCCTGGTGGGGTACAGCGGACTATGACCACTGTATATTGTCTACTTGTCCAACATCCAAGGGCATAGAACTCGATCATGCTTGTGTATTCCCTTAA